A single window of Ananas comosus cultivar F153 linkage group 24, ASM154086v1, whole genome shotgun sequence DNA harbors:
- the LOC109728742 gene encoding 30S ribosomal protein S31, mitochondrial — protein MAILRCVARGAMQRLELHRPMPFSTPATFAASSSSAAAAAAAAAPEFVPCGRGDKRTKRGKRFKGSYGNARPKREKKIERIKDRVEVPRSTPWPLPFKLI, from the coding sequence ATGGCGATTTTGCGGTGCGTGGCGAGGGGGGCGATGCAGCGCCTCGAGCTCCATCGCCCTATGCCCTTCTCCACCCCCGCCACcttcgccgcctcctcctcgtcggcggcggcggcggcggcggcggcggcgccagaGTTCGTGCCGTGTGGGCGCGGGGACAAGAGGACGAAGCGGGGGAAGCGGTTCAAGGGATCGTACGGGAACGCGCGGCCGAAGCGGGAGAAGAAGATCGAGCGCATCAAGGACCGGGTCGAGGTCCCCAGGTCGACCCCGTGGCCCCTCCCCTTCAAGCTCATCTGA
- the LOC109728539 gene encoding CDPK-related kinase 3-like, which translates to MGQCYGKNVAIGGGATAKRKHRIVGGCGRGGGGGGGAPGHHSSSATWPSPHPEGSASPLPAGSASPLPEGSASPLPAGLSPSPARSTPRRLFRRPFPPPSPAKHIRATLAKRLGAVKPAEGPIPEDAGPAAASAAAAAASAAAAATAAAATEAEEALDKNFGFGRGFAAKYEIGDLVGKGHFGRTCVAVVKNGETKGQIVAVKIIPKAKMTTAISIEDVRREVKILKALSGHKHLVKFYDACEDDLNVYIVMELCEGGELLDRILARGGRYNEEDAKATVIQILSVVAFCHLQGVVHRDLKPENFLFTSKDENATMKLIDFGLSDFIKPDERLNDIVGSAYYVAPEVLHRSYSMEADIWSIGVITYILLCGSRPFWARTESGVFRSVLRADPNYDDSPWPSVSAEAKDFVKRLLNKDYRKRMTAAQALAHPWLREEQRQIPLDMLVYKLIKQYLVATPLKRAALRALSKALSEDELLYLRSQFELLEPNKNGLISLENFRMALVRNYTQAMKASRVLDILNALEPLTYRRLDFEEFCAAAISPYQLEALERWEEMANTAFEHFEQEGNRVISVEELTQELNLAPSAHSIVEEWIRKTDGKLNFLGFTKFIHGVTMRYSNARKN; encoded by the exons ATGGGTCAGTGCTACGGCAAGAACGTCGCAATCGGCGGCGGCGCCACCGCGAAGCGGAAGCATAGAATCGTCGGCGGCTgcggccgcggcggaggaggaggtggaggtgcCCCGGGTCACCACTCGTCCTCCGCCACATGGCCCAGCCCCCACCCCGAAGGCTCCGCAAGCCCGCTCCCCGCGGGCTCGGCAAGCCCCCTCCCCGAGGGCTCGGCAAGCCCCCTCCCCGCGGGCTTGTCGCCGTCGCCGGCGAGGTCGACACCGCGGCGGCTCTTCCGGCGGCCTTtcccgccgccgtcgccggcgaAGCACATCAGGGCGACGCTCGCCAAGCGGCTCGGCGCGGTGAAGCCCGCGGAGGGGCCGATCCCCGAGGACGCGGGcccggcggcggcgtcggcggccgcggcggcggcgtccgcggccgcggcggctacggccgcggcggcgacggaggcggaggaggcgctGGATAAGAACTTCGGGTTCGGGAGGGGCTTCGCGGCGAAGTACGAGATAGGGGACCTGGTGGGGAAGGGGCACTTCGGGCGCACGTGCGTCGCAGTGGTGAAGAACGGGGAGACGAAGGGCCAAATTGTGGCCGTGAAGATCATACCCAAAGCTAAG ATGACCACAGCAATTTCTATCGAAGATGTTCGTAGGGAGGTGAAAATCCTGAAAGCTTTGTCTGGACACAAACATCTTGTCAAGTTTTATGATGCTTGTGAGGATGATCTGAATGTCTACATAGTCATGGA ATTATGTGAAGGTGGAGAGTTATTAGACAGAATTTTAGCCAG GGGTGGACGGTACAATGAAGAAGATGCAAAAGCAACTGTGATTCAGATATTGAGTGTTGTTGCCTTTTGTCATCTTCAAGGAGTTGTGCATCGCGATCTAAAACCAGAG AATTTTCTCTTCACCTCAAAAGATGAAAATGCTACCATGAAGTTAATCGACTTTGGTCTTTCTGATTTTATTAAACCTG ATGAAAGACTTAATGACATCGTAGGAAGTGCATACTATGTTGCCCCTGAGGTTCTTCACAGATCATATAGTATGGAAGCAGATATTTGGAGTATTGGGGTCATTACATATATCTTATTATGTGGTAGCAGGCCTTTCTGGGCTCGGACAGAATCGGGAGTCTTCCGTTCTGTGTTGAGAGCCGATCCAAACTATGATGATTCTCCATGGCCTTCTGTTTCAGCAGAAGCTAAAGATTTTGTAAAGAGGCTTTTGAACAAGGATTACAGAAAAAGAATGACTGCTGCTCAGGCTCTTG CTCATCCTTGGTTACGAGAGGAACAACGACAAATCCCTCTGGACATGCTAGTGTATAAGTTAATCAAACAATACCTAGTTGCCACTCCTCTCAAACGTGCTGCATTAAGG GCCCTGTCTAAAGCTCTGTCAGAGGATGAACTTTTGTATCTTCGGTCACAGTTTGAGCTGCTAGAACCGAATAAGAATGGACTTATATCCCTTGAAAACTTTCGGATG GCACTTGTGCGAAATTATACTCAAGCAATGAAGGCATCCAGGGTTCTCGACATTCTGAATgca TTGGAACCGCTCACTTATCGACGGCTAGATTTTGAAGAGTTCTGCGCTGCGGCAATAAGCCCTTATCAGCTCGAGGCTTTGGAAAGGTGGGAAGAGATGGCGAACACAGCTTTCGAGCACTTCGAACAAGAGGGGAATCGAGTTATATCAGTTGAAGAACTGACACAG GAACTGAATCTTGCTCCATCGGCTCATTCGATCGTAGAAGAGTGGATCAGAAAAACAGATGGCAAGCTAAACTTTCTCGGCTTTACGAAATTTATACATGGCGTCACGATGCGTTACTCAAACGCGAGAAAAAACTGA
- the LOC109728554 gene encoding auxin-responsive protein SAUR32-like: MGVHLHYLKHLGGAGRGRPEAVPPKGWVAIRVLGGEGEEPQRFVVPVAHLNHPLFAGLLREAEEEFGFDQKGAIAIPCPVARFRRVHSLIHRDCAAAANAAATAFLHHHHHHHNFHLSGCFRASSY; encoded by the coding sequence ATGGGGGTGCACTTGCACTACCTGAAGCACTTGGGGGGAGCGGGGAGGGGGCGGCCGGAGGCGGTGCCGCCGAAGGGGTGGGTGGCGATACGGGTGCTGggcggggagggggaggagccgCAGCGGTTCGTGGTGCCGGTGGCGCACCTCAACCACCCGCTCTTCGCCGGGCTGCTCCGCGAGGCCGAGGAGGAGTTCGGCTTCGACCAGAAGGGCGCCATCGCCATCCCCTGCCCCGTCGCCCGCTTCCGCCGCGTCCACAGCCTCATCCACCGCGAttgcgccgccgccgcaaacgccgccgccaccgccttcctccaccaccatcaccaccaccacaatTTCCACCTCTCAGGTTGCTTCAGAGCGTCGTCGTACTGA